One genomic window of Brienomyrus brachyistius isolate T26 chromosome 16, BBRACH_0.4, whole genome shotgun sequence includes the following:
- the LOC125710362 gene encoding uncharacterized protein LOC125710362, whose translation MTLTGAAPIFTAPDLPVFPASAAPPAVPKLAAAALPEAPPPPAAPPKLEVPATPTAPPEPPPPPEPPPAATSEVPQPPPVTTAPVAQVPVPDPEPVPEEVPEFLTTVPSSLEVKKLEWDQPGTLLMTPLPSPP comes from the coding sequence ATGACACTTACAGGGGCAGCGCCCATTTTTACAGCGCCTGATCTGCCTGTGTTTCCTGCATCcgcggcgccccctgctgttccCAAGTTGGCGGCTGCAGCACTGCCCGAGGCaccgcctccgcctgctgcaccgCCCAAGCTGGAGGTCCCGGCGACACCCACTGCACCGCCCGAGCCACCACCTCCGCCCGAGCCCCCGCCTGCTGCTACATCCGAGGTCCCTCAGCCTCCGCCTGTGACTACTGCCCCTGTGGCCCAAGTCCCAGTCCCTGACCCGGagccagtccccgaggaggtcccggaatTCCTAACCACCGTTCCTTCCTCCTTGGAGGTAAAGAAGCTCGAATGGGACCAACCAGGGACCTTGTtaatgactcctctgccctcgccccCGTGA